In one Oryza glaberrima chromosome 2, OglaRS2, whole genome shotgun sequence genomic region, the following are encoded:
- the LOC127761532 gene encoding signal peptidase complex subunit 2-like, whose translation MATDGGGATPSPAAKKANLLDAYSIKHLLDETVSEVAKSKGYPEDARLSNRRLAVGAAVIAVALLAQFYPRKFPENRDVLLACIALYAALNVALQIVTYTKEKNAILFTYPPAGSFNSTGLVISSKLPRLSDMYTLTIASADPQSKSSSEPVHFTKSVTKWFTKDGVLVEGLFWKDVEKLIDDYNSDHRSK comes from the exons atggcgaccgacggcggcggcgccaccccctcaccggcggcgaagAAGGCCAACCTCCTCGACGCCTACTCCATCAAGCATCTCCTCGACGAGACCGTCTCCGAG GTCGCGAAGAGCAAGGGGTACCCAGAGGACGCGCGGCTGAGCAACCGGAGGCTGGCGGTCGGCGCGGCGGTGATCGCCGTCGCGCTCCTCGCGCAGTTCTACCCCCGCAAGTTCCCCGAGAACAGGGACGTCCTCCTCGCCTGCATCGCGCTGTACGCGGCGCTCAACGTGGCGCTGCAGATCGTTACCTACACCAAGGAGAAGAACGCCATCCTCTTCACGTACCCTCCCGCG GGATCATTTAATAGTACTGGCCTTGTTATATCTTCAAAGTTACCAAGATTGTCAGACATGTATACCCTCACAATAGCAAGTGCAGATCCACAGTCTAAATCTTCCAGTGAACCAGTCCATTTCACCAAGAGTGTCACAAAATG GTTCACCAAGGATGGGGTTCTTGTGGAAGGTTTGTTCTGGAAGGATGTTGAGAAACTGATTGATGACTATAACAGTGACCACAGGAGCAAATGA
- the LOC127763362 gene encoding probable protein kinase At2g41970: MSCCGGAEEDSYGPPANQAAPPPNVNAPGNRGGPRGPGAARPGGPPKPVNIDVPAIPFEELKKITSNFSDRALIGEGSYGRVYNGTLSDGRAAVIKKLDPGASQETDSEFSAQIAMVSKLKNEYFLELLGYCLEDGNRMLAYQFATMGSLHNILHGKKGVQGAEPGPVLNWAQRVKIAYGAARGLEYLHEKVQPSIVHRDVRSSNVLIFDEFSSKIADFNLTNQGTDTAARLHSTRVLGTFGYHAPEYAMTGQINQKSDVYSFGVILLELLTGRKPVDHTMPKGQQSLVTWATPRLSEDKVKQCVDPKLNNDYPPKAVAKLAAVAALCVQYEADFRPNMTIVVKAIQPLLNTKPAGPAEPPPA; encoded by the exons atgtctTGCTGCGGAGGCGCCGAGGAGGACAGCTACGGCCCGCCGGCGAACCAGGCCGCTCCGCCGCCCAACGTCAATGCTCCCG GGAATAGAGGCGGGCCGAGAGGGccgggggcggcgcggccgggcgGGCCGCCGAAGCCGGTGAACATCGACGTGCCGGCGATACCGTTCGAGGAGCTGAAGAAGATCACCAGCAACTTCAGCGACCGCGCCCTCATCGGCGAGGGCTCCTACGGCCGCGTCTACAACGGCACGCTCAgcgacggccgcgccgccgtcatcaAGAAGCTCGACCCCGGCGCCTCCCAGGAGACCGACTCCGAGTTCTCCGCCCAG ATAGCGATGGTGTCCAAGCTCAAGAACGAGTACTTCCTGGAGCTCTTGGGCTACTGCTTGGAAGACGGCAACCGCATGCTGGCCTACCAGTTTGCAACCATGGGTTCTTTACACAACATTCTTCACG GTAAGAAGGGAGTCCAGGGCGCGGAGCCCGGCCCGGTTCTGAACTGGGCACAACGGGTCAAGATAGCTTATGGGGCGGCGAGAGGGCTGGAGTACCTCCATGAGAAAGTGCAGCCATCGATCGTTCATCGAGATGTTCGGTCTAGCAATGTTCTTATATTCGACGAGTTCAGCTCGAAGATCGCCGATTTCAACCTGACGAACCAGGGCACCGACACCGCTGCCCGGTTGCATTCGACTAGGGTGCTAGGAACATTTGGATACCATGCTCCAGA ATATGCCATGACAGGGCAAATAAATCAAAAGAGCGATGTTTACAGCTTTGGCGTGATTCTATTGGAGCTACTAACCGGAAGGAAACCAGTTGATCACACCATGCCAAAAGGGCAACAAAGTCTTGTCACTTGG GCTACTCCAAGATTGAGCGAAGATAAAGTTAAGCAGTGCGTCGATCCAAAGCTCAACAATGACTACCCTCCGAAGGCTGTCGCAAAG CTAGCAGCAGTTGCAGCATTGTGCGTTCAGTATGAAGCCGACTTCCGACCAAACATGACGATCGTCGTGAAGGCAATCCAGCCTCTTCTGAATACAAAACCAGCTGGGCCTGCAGAGCCACCACCTGCCTGA
- the LOC127763361 gene encoding pentatricopeptide repeat-containing protein At1g09900-like, which yields MAAPAPTASPPPPPPPPAMSGLLSFASSRPYPSLPAPRPAAAAPRPRLRIAGSAAAAPNAVSHRASSSSSSGDRLRSLVRRGELDEALRLVGSARRPDAGTCAALIKKLSASGRTAEARRVLASCGPDVMAYNAMVAGYCGAGQLDAARRLVAEMPVEPDAYTYNTLIRGLCGRGRTANALAVLDEMLRRRCVPDVVTYTILLEATCKRSGYKQAMKLLDEMRDKGCTPDIVTYNVVVNGICQEGRVDDAIEFLKNLPSYGCEPNTVSYNIVLKGLCTAERWEDAEELMGEMGQKGCPPNVVTFNMLISFLCRKGLVEPALEVLEQIPKYGCTPNSLSYNPLLHAFCKQKKMDKAMAFLDLMVSRGCYPDIVSYNTLLTALCRSGEVDVAVELLHQLKDKGCAPVLISYNTVIDGLTKAGKTKEALELLNEMVSKGLQPDIITYSTIAAGLCREDRIEDAIRAFGKVQDMGIRPNTVLYNAIILGLCKRRETHSAIDLFAYMIGNGCMPNESTYTILIEGLAYEGLIKEARDLLDELCSRGVVRKSLINKGAIRLLD from the coding sequence atggccgcgcccgcgcccacagcttcgccgccgccgccgccgccgccgcccgccatgtcCGGCCTCCTCTCCTTCGCCTCGTCCCGCCCCTACCCTTCCCTCCCCGCGCCcagacccgccgccgccgcccccaggCCGCGCCTCCGCATAGCGGgttccgccgcggcggcccccAACGCCGTGTCCCACCgggcatcctcctcctcctcctccggagaCCGCCTCCGCTCGCTCGTCCGCCGCGGGGAGCTCGACGAGGCGCTCCGCCTCGTCGGGTCCGCGCGGAGGCCCGACGCGGGCACCTGCGCCGCGCTCATCAAGAAGCTCAGCGCGTCGGGGCGCACCGCGGAGGCCCGCCGCGTGCTGGCCTCGTGCGGCCCCGACGTCATGGCGTACAACGCCATGGTGGCCGGGTACTGCGGCGCGGGGCAGCTCGACGCCGCGCGGCGGCTCGTCGCGGAGATGCCCGTGGAGCCCGACGCCTACACCTATAACACGCTCATCCGAGGCCTCTGCGGACGCGGCCGGACCGCGAACGCGCTGGCGGTGCTCGACGAAATGCTCCGCCGGCGATGTGTGCCGGACGTGGTCACCTACACCATCCTCCTCGAGGCCACGTGCAAGAGGAGCGGGTACAAGCAGGCCATGAAGCTTCTCGACGAGATGCGAGATAAGGGGTGCACCCCGGACATTGTCACCTACAACGTCGTTGTCAATGGAATCTGCCAAGAAGGACGGGTTGACGATGCCATTGAGTTCTTGAAGAACCTCCCGTCATATGGCTGTGAACCAAACACAGTTAGCTATAACATTGTGTTGAAGGGCCTGTGTACCGCGGAGCGATGGGAGGATGCCGAGGAGCTCATGGGCGAGATGGGCCAGAAGGGTTGCCCTCCAAATGTGGTAACTTTTAACATGCTCATCAGTTTCTTATGCCGGAAAGGATTGGTTGAGCCAGCACTGGAAGTCCTTGAGCAGATCCCCAAGTACGGTTGCACACCTAATTCGTTGAGTTACAACCCGCTTCTCCACGCATTCTGCAAGCAAAAAAAGATGGATAAAGCGATGGCGTTTTTGGATTTGATGGTGTCCAGAGGCTGTTATCCAGACATCGTTTCATACAACACTCTGCTTACTGCACTCTGCCGCAGTGGTGAGGTTGACGTCGCTGTTGAATTGCTTCATCAACTCAAGGACAAGGGCTGCGCTCCTGTCTTGATAAGTTATAACACGGTCATTGATGGGCTTACGAAGGCTGGGAAGACAAAGGAAGCACTAGAGCTGCTCAATGAGATGGTCAGCAAAGGGCTCCAACCAGATATTATCACATACTCGACAATAGCTGCTGGTCTTTGTAGAGAAGATAGAATTGAAGATGCAATTAGGGCATTTGGTAAAGTGCAAGATATGGGCATAAGGCCCAACACTGTGTTGTACAATGCGATAATTCTTGGGCTTTGCAAAAGGCGTGAAACACACAGTGCCATTGATCTTTTCGCTTACATGATAGGGAATGGCTGCATGCCGAATGAATCAACTTACACCATATTGATTGAAGGCTTGGCTTATGAGGGATTGATCAAGGAGGCACGGGATTTGCTGGATGAATTATGTTCGAGAGGTGTTGTAAGGAAGAGCTTGATAAATAAGGGAGCCATTAGACTGCTTGATTGA